A single Stutzerimonas stutzeri DNA region contains:
- a CDS encoding WbqC family protein, producing the protein MFGTAAMMQPYLFPYLGYFQLIARSDVFVLGDDLQYTKGSWINRNRVLVNGQPKLVTFPLRKGGQLEPINQRWLCDDFPREAQKLMKTLALAYSRAPYQAEVIALIRQILTHPERNLARFTEHSIRCICAYLQITTPIRNGSELGLPARMDKQERVISIAKKLGAELYINPIGGMALYCPSQFRSHGLSLRFLRMDDIRYRQFNQPFVPSLSIIDVLMFNSPKDTRALLQRFSLIEGIDQQAALRA; encoded by the coding sequence GTGTTCGGTACCGCCGCCATGATGCAACCTTATCTATTTCCCTACCTGGGTTACTTTCAGCTGATCGCCCGCAGCGACGTTTTCGTGCTGGGCGACGATCTCCAGTACACCAAGGGTTCGTGGATCAACCGCAACCGCGTGCTGGTGAACGGACAGCCCAAGCTGGTCACCTTTCCCCTGCGCAAGGGCGGGCAGCTGGAGCCGATCAATCAGCGCTGGCTGTGCGACGACTTTCCGCGTGAAGCCCAAAAGCTGATGAAAACCCTGGCGCTGGCCTATTCGCGCGCGCCCTACCAGGCCGAAGTGATTGCGCTGATCCGCCAGATCCTGACCCACCCGGAACGCAACCTGGCGCGCTTCACCGAGCATTCGATCCGCTGCATCTGTGCCTACCTGCAGATCACTACACCGATTCGTAACGGCTCGGAACTGGGCCTGCCTGCGCGCATGGACAAGCAGGAACGGGTGATCAGCATTGCCAAGAAGCTGGGCGCCGAACTCTATATCAACCCCATCGGCGGCATGGCGCTGTACTGCCCGTCGCAGTTCCGCAGCCATGGACTGTCCCTGCGATTTCTACGCATGGACGACATCCGCTACCGGCAATTCAACCAACCTTTCGTGCCATCGCTGTCGATCATCGACGTGTTGATGTTCAACAGCCCCAAGGACACACGGGCGCTGCTTCAGCGCTTCTCCCTGATCGAAGGCATCGACCAGCAGGCCGCCCTGCGGGCATGA
- the rfaH gene encoding transcription/translation regulatory transformer protein RfaH, whose protein sequence is MATTDSNPRWYLIQTKPRQEARAEQHLRRQAFECYRPQRARSAGKGAVQEPLFPGYLFIRLDRHLDNWYPIRSTRGVARVVSFGGEPTPVRDELIEHLRQRLAAPAQLPQFQPGERVRLHGGGFTELEAIFVSADGQARSVILLNLLQREQKVRVPTHYLSGCVAHSGVGLGWRAD, encoded by the coding sequence ATGGCAACGACCGACAGCAACCCACGCTGGTACCTGATTCAGACCAAACCCCGCCAGGAAGCCCGCGCCGAACAGCATCTACGGCGCCAGGCCTTCGAGTGCTACCGGCCTCAGCGAGCACGTAGCGCCGGCAAGGGAGCCGTGCAGGAACCCCTGTTTCCGGGTTACCTGTTCATTCGCCTCGACCGACACCTGGACAATTGGTACCCCATCCGCTCGACCCGTGGCGTGGCCCGGGTCGTGTCCTTCGGTGGCGAGCCGACGCCGGTCCGGGACGAGCTCATCGAGCACCTGCGTCAGCGTCTCGCGGCGCCAGCCCAACTGCCGCAGTTCCAACCCGGTGAACGCGTGCGACTGCACGGCGGCGGGTTCACCGAACTCGAGGCGATTTTCGTCAGCGCCGACGGGCAGGCACGCTCGGTGATCCTGCTGAATCTGCTGCAGCGTGAGCAGAAGGTTCGCGTGCCGACGCACTACCTGAGCGGCTGCGTTGCACATTCCGGGGTCGGGCTGGGCTGGCGCGCCGATTGA